The following proteins are encoded in a genomic region of Acidobacteriota bacterium:
- a CDS encoding glutamate racemase, translating to MNDEKQNNSAANKTMPIGIFDSGVGGLTVYRALHNLLPNEHFIYLGDTARVPYGTKSMATVERYAIENSQFLASRGIKMLVVACNTASALALPKIRESIGLEVVGVIGPGGRKAVELTKEKANARIGVIATEATVASNAYLEAIRRASDTAEVYQAGCPLFVPLAEENWTSEPETFSIAAKYLAKMNEFKPDALVLGCTHYPILRDVIQQTVGENVKLVDSGEATAEEVAALLLEKDLANPNEVVGKRQLCDDLDHFYVTDAADRFGRVAERFLGIKPSKLEAIEVYGVDELRQEHDR from the coding sequence ATGAACGACGAAAAACAAAATAATAGTGCAGCAAATAAGACAATGCCGATCGGCATCTTCGATTCAGGCGTCGGTGGACTGACGGTCTATCGGGCATTGCACAATTTACTGCCGAACGAGCATTTCATATACCTCGGCGACACTGCCCGAGTACCGTATGGAACCAAATCTATGGCAACGGTCGAGCGGTATGCGATCGAGAATTCACAGTTTCTCGCTTCACGCGGTATCAAGATGCTTGTCGTTGCCTGCAACACGGCATCCGCTCTCGCCTTGCCGAAAATTCGAGAATCGATCGGGCTCGAGGTCGTCGGAGTGATCGGCCCGGGCGGTCGAAAGGCTGTTGAACTGACGAAGGAAAAAGCAAATGCGCGTATCGGCGTTATCGCGACCGAAGCCACGGTCGCTAGCAACGCTTACCTTGAGGCGATCCGTCGTGCTTCTGACACGGCCGAGGTCTATCAGGCGGGCTGTCCGTTATTCGTGCCGTTGGCCGAAGAGAATTGGACGAGCGAGCCGGAGACGTTTTCGATCGCAGCGAAATATTTAGCAAAGATGAACGAATTCAAGCCGGACGCCCTCGTTCTCGGATGCACCCATTATCCGATCCTTCGAGATGTCATCCAGCAAACAGTAGGCGAAAATGTTAAACTTGTGGATTCGGGTGAGGCGACCGCGGAAGAGGTAGCGGCACTTTTGTTGGAGAAAGATCTTGCGAATCCGAATGAAGTTGTCGGGAAACGTCAGCTTTGCGACGACCTCGACCATTTCTACGTTACCGATGCCGCTGACCGTTTCGGCCGGGTCGCCGAGCGATTTTTGGGAATAAAACCGTCGAAGCTCGAAGCTATCGAAGTTTACGGGGTGGATGAATTAAGGCAGGAGCACGACCGGTAG